In Pongo abelii isolate AG06213 chromosome 5, NHGRI_mPonAbe1-v2.0_pri, whole genome shotgun sequence, a single genomic region encodes these proteins:
- the SCML4 gene encoding sex comb on midleg-like protein 4 isoform X5: MNRYGVDTSASTFNHRGSLPPSSSLYCKRQNSGDSHLGSGPAATAGGPRTSPMSSGGPSAPGLRPPASSPKRNATSLEGNRCASSPSQDAQDVRRPRSRNPSAWTVEDVVWFVKDADPQALGPHVELFRKHEIDGNALLLLKSDMVMKYLGLKLGPALKLCYHIDKLKQAKF; this comes from the exons ATGAACCGCTACGGTGTGGACACCTCCGCCTCCACCTTTAACCACAGGGGCTCCTTGCCCCCCTCCTCCTCGCTGTACTGCAAGAGGCAGAACTCTGGAGACAGCCACCTTGGGAGTGGTCCTGCTGCCACTGCTGGTGGTCCCCGCACCAGCCCCATGTCTTCTGGTGGCCCCTCGGCACCTGGGCTGAGGCCCCCAGCCTCCAGCCCCAAGAGAAATGCGACCTCTCTTGAAGGAAACAGATGTG CCTCAAGCCCTTCTCAGGATGCGCAGGATGTCAGGCGGCCACGGAGCAGGAACCCCTCCGCCTGGACTGTGGAGGATGTGGTGTGGTTTGTGAAGGACGCTGACCCGCAGGCTCTGGGGCCTCACGTGGAGCTCTTCAGAAAGCAC GAGATTGATGGCAATGCTCTGCTGTTGCTGAAGAGTGACATGGTCATGAAGTACCTGGGCCTGAAGCTGGGACCCGCACTGAAACTCTGCTACCACATTGACAAACTGAAGCAAGCCAAGTTCTGa